In Reichenbachiella agarivorans, one genomic interval encodes:
- a CDS encoding cytochrome c oxidase subunit 3 yields MDMELAVKGNTGSSFRMHPQKFALWLFIVSVVMLFAALTSAYVVKQSSGVWLDFELPFMFDITTGIVILSSVFMHMAYLSGKRNEIKKLRIFLFLTVLTGLGFLTGQLIAWQELVAEGVFFVGNPAGSFVYVLSGVHGFHLVTGVIFLLIVAFSAFKYKVHSKSMVQMEMCATYWHFLGGLWLYLYLFLTLNH; encoded by the coding sequence ATAGATATGGAATTGGCAGTAAAAGGAAATACAGGCTCTTCATTTAGAATGCATCCACAAAAATTCGCATTGTGGTTGTTTATCGTGTCGGTCGTGATGCTATTCGCAGCATTAACCAGTGCGTATGTAGTGAAGCAGTCAAGTGGTGTTTGGTTAGATTTCGAATTACCTTTTATGTTTGACATTACTACGGGTATAGTCATATTGAGTAGTGTGTTTATGCATATGGCCTACTTGTCTGGCAAGAGAAATGAGATCAAGAAACTTCGAATTTTCTTGTTTTTGACTGTTTTGACAGGGTTGGGCTTTTTAACAGGGCAATTGATTGCATGGCAGGAGTTGGTTGCAGAAGGGGTCTTTTTTGTAGGTAATCCTGCTGGTTCGTTTGTATATGTTCTGTCAGGTGTGCATGGGTTTCACCTAGTGACAGGCGTAATTTTTCTATTAATAGTTGCCTTTTCGGCATTCAAATACAAGGTACATTCAAAGAGCATGGTTCAAATGGAAATGTGTGCAACATATTGGCATTTTTTAGGTGGACTTTGGTTGTATTTATACTTATTTTTGACACTTAATCATTAA
- a CDS encoding DUF3341 domain-containing protein codes for MSGNKNFVLGVFDDEDLLLKAIKEVRQSGVKIYEVFSPFPVHGIDDVLGYKRSRLSIAAFMFGLLGTTLALTMQIGMMTFDWPMIIGGKDFFPFPTFIPVTFELTVLLGAFGMCGTFFVVSNLKPWAKPRIFDLRITDDKHIIVVDIDKNSMSEDEIKKSLAASGAQEVNNKVFE; via the coding sequence ATGAGCGGAAATAAAAATTTTGTACTTGGTGTATTCGATGACGAGGATTTGTTGCTAAAGGCAATCAAAGAGGTGCGTCAAAGCGGAGTGAAGATTTACGAAGTGTTTTCTCCATTTCCCGTTCATGGTATAGATGATGTTTTGGGATATAAAAGATCAAGATTGTCAATCGCAGCATTTATGTTCGGTCTGTTGGGGACTACCCTCGCACTGACTATGCAGATTGGTATGATGACATTTGACTGGCCCATGATTATTGGAGGTAAGGATTTTTTCCCTTTCCCAACTTTCATTCCAGTTACATTTGAGTTGACAGTACTTTTGGGTGCTTTTGGAATGTGTGGTACTTTCTTCGTGGTGAGTAATTTGAAACCATGGGCCAAGCCAAGAATATTTGACCTTAGAATCACAGATGATAAACACATCATTGTGGTTGACATAGACAAAAATTCTATGAGTGAAGACGAGATTAAAAAATCTCTAGCTGCATCAGGTGCTCAGGAAGTGAATAACAAGGTTTTTGAATAA
- a CDS encoding COX15/CtaA family protein gives MKKEPKKGLFRKLNLITIIAVYFLILVGGIVRSTGSGMGCPDWPKCFGNYVPPSDVSELPADYKEIYVQKRIQKNERLASVLNMIGLSELAKEVVEGEMIQTEQEFNFTKTWIEYLNRLVGVLIGFLILLCFGFSFAYFKDYKRVVFLSFAALILVVFQGWTGSLVVSTNLLPGLITFHMVLAIALIALLIYLRFETSKHEYSGVVNYKPFKVRRLIRFCMFLFFAQVLLGTQVREAVDLIATRLGEDNRWNWIESLGIVFYIHRSYSILLLFVHVFLIYRLSKSVKNLSISKFLVWSLVLLVMLEIGTGVVLSYFALPYFIQPVHLLLAIVIFGLQYFLYLVITERSVDLMKSDA, from the coding sequence ATGAAAAAAGAACCTAAAAAAGGGTTATTTAGAAAACTTAATTTAATTACGATCATTGCCGTTTACTTTTTAATACTAGTAGGCGGCATTGTTCGTAGTACGGGTTCTGGCATGGGTTGCCCAGACTGGCCAAAGTGCTTTGGCAACTATGTGCCACCATCCGATGTGAGTGAGCTTCCTGCTGATTATAAAGAGATTTATGTCCAAAAACGGATTCAAAAGAATGAGCGTTTGGCGTCAGTCTTGAACATGATAGGTCTAAGCGAGTTGGCAAAGGAAGTAGTCGAGGGTGAAATGATTCAGACCGAGCAGGAATTTAACTTTACCAAAACCTGGATAGAGTACCTCAATCGTCTCGTTGGCGTATTGATAGGTTTTTTGATCTTGCTCTGTTTTGGTTTTTCTTTTGCTTATTTCAAGGACTATAAGCGAGTGGTTTTTTTATCATTCGCCGCATTGATTTTGGTGGTTTTTCAAGGTTGGACTGGCTCGCTTGTGGTGAGTACTAATTTACTTCCTGGTTTGATCACTTTTCACATGGTATTGGCAATAGCATTGATTGCTTTGTTGATTTACCTGCGTTTTGAAACAAGTAAGCATGAGTACAGCGGAGTGGTCAATTATAAACCATTCAAAGTTCGCAGATTGATTCGTTTCTGCATGTTTTTGTTTTTTGCTCAGGTACTGTTAGGTACTCAAGTCAGAGAAGCTGTGGATTTGATAGCGACTAGGCTGGGGGAGGACAATCGCTGGAATTGGATTGAGAGTTTGGGGATAGTATTTTATATCCATAGATCTTATTCGATTTTACTTCTGTTTGTACATGTTTTTTTGATATACAGATTGAGCAAGAGTGTCAAAAATTTGTCTATTTCAAAATTTTTGGTGTGGAGTCTTGTGTTGTTGGTGATGTTAGAGATTGGGACTGGAGTTGTTTTGTCATATTTCGCACTCCCTTATTTCATCCAACCTGTACATCTGCTGTTGGCTATTGTTATTTTTGGACTGCAGTATTTTTTATATTTAGTAATCACTGAACGGTCAGTTGACTTAATGAAATCAGATGCATAG
- a CDS encoding cytochrome c oxidase subunit I, whose translation MAVTEVQLDEHVDHAAHDEHEHHGNFVTNYIFSQDHKVIGKQFLMAGIFWAIIGGGLSIIFRLQLGFPDLNLEWLRPILGGWITEAGKIDTEFYLALVTMHGTIMVFFVLTAGLSGTFSNFLIPLQIGARDMASGFMNMLSFWFFMLSSVLMFISLFISTGPAAGGWTIYPPLSALPQAISGSGLGMTLWLVSMVFFIASQLLGGINYISTVINLRTKGMSFTKMPLTIWAFFLTAILGLLSFPVLVAAALLLVFDRSFGTSFYLSDIFIGGEALPNSGGSPILFQHLFWFLGHPEVYIIIMPALGITSEIISTNSRKPIFGYRAMIGSLMGIGVLSFVVWAHHMFVTGMSPFLGSIFMILTLIIAVPSAIKSFNYITTLWKGNIRFTTAMMFSIGLVSLFISGGVTGIFLGNSALDIFLHDTYFVVAHFHLVMGSSAFFGMVAGIYHWFPKMFGRMMDEKLGYIHFWLTFIGVYLVFFPLHYIGIAGFPRRYYSFTNFDAFSDFADLNMFVTVAAIITFGSQFIFLFNFFYSIYRGRKATLNPWNSNTLEWTTPREPGHGNWPGELPTVYRWPYDYSKPGSEADFIPQTVPLSHTPESNLPHEAEEAKNEKV comes from the coding sequence ATGGCGGTTACTGAAGTACAATTAGATGAGCATGTAGATCATGCGGCACATGATGAACATGAGCATCATGGCAATTTTGTGACGAATTACATTTTCTCACAAGATCATAAAGTCATTGGTAAGCAGTTTTTAATGGCTGGTATTTTTTGGGCAATCATTGGTGGTGGTCTTTCTATCATTTTTAGATTGCAATTGGGTTTTCCTGACTTAAACTTGGAGTGGTTGAGACCAATCCTTGGAGGGTGGATTACCGAGGCTGGCAAAATAGATACAGAATTTTATCTGGCACTCGTCACGATGCATGGTACCATTATGGTATTCTTTGTATTGACTGCTGGATTGAGTGGTACTTTTAGTAATTTCTTGATACCACTGCAGATAGGAGCTAGGGATATGGCGTCTGGTTTCATGAACATGTTGTCATTTTGGTTCTTTATGTTGTCTAGTGTTTTGATGTTCATCTCACTTTTCATTTCTACAGGACCTGCTGCAGGTGGTTGGACTATTTATCCTCCATTGAGTGCATTGCCGCAAGCCATTTCTGGGTCAGGGCTTGGTATGACTCTTTGGTTGGTATCTATGGTATTCTTTATTGCTTCTCAGTTGCTCGGTGGTATCAACTATATCAGTACAGTGATCAACTTGAGAACAAAGGGGATGTCATTTACCAAAATGCCATTGACTATCTGGGCATTTTTCTTAACGGCTATTTTAGGTCTTTTGTCGTTTCCGGTATTGGTTGCCGCAGCTTTGCTGTTGGTGTTTGATAGATCATTCGGAACCAGCTTTTACTTATCTGATATCTTTATCGGAGGCGAGGCACTTCCTAACTCTGGCGGTAGTCCTATTCTGTTCCAGCATTTATTCTGGTTCTTAGGTCACCCTGAGGTTTATATCATTATTATGCCTGCATTAGGTATTACTTCTGAGATTATTTCAACTAACTCTAGAAAGCCAATCTTTGGATATAGAGCGATGATTGGGTCTTTGATGGGTATTGGTGTTTTATCTTTCGTTGTGTGGGCTCACCACATGTTCGTGACAGGTATGAGTCCTTTCTTGGGGTCTATCTTTATGATTTTGACATTGATTATTGCGGTACCATCCGCGATCAAATCATTTAACTATATCACTACTTTGTGGAAGGGTAATATTCGATTCACTACAGCTATGATGTTCTCAATCGGATTGGTTTCCTTGTTTATCTCTGGTGGTGTAACGGGTATTTTCCTTGGCAACTCAGCGCTAGATATTTTCTTGCATGACACCTATTTTGTGGTTGCTCACTTTCACTTGGTGATGGGTAGTTCGGCATTTTTTGGGATGGTAGCGGGTATTTACCACTGGTTCCCTAAGATGTTTGGTCGAATGATGGATGAAAAACTAGGATATATTCACTTCTGGTTGACGTTTATTGGGGTTTATTTGGTCTTCTTCCCATTGCACTACATCGGTATCGCAGGATTCCCTAGAAGATATTATTCGTTCACCAATTTTGATGCGTTCTCTGATTTTGCAGATTTGAATATGTTTGTAACTGTAGCTGCGATTATTACATTTGGATCTCAGTTTATATTCCTATTTAATTTCTTCTACAGCATATATAGAGGTAGAAAAGCTACATTGAATCCATGGAATTCTAACACATTGGAATGGACAACTCCGAGAGAACCTGGACATGGCAACTGGCCAGGAGAACTTCCTACAGTGTACAGATGGCCATATGATTATAGCAAGCCTGGATCAGAAGCTGATTTTATTCCTCAGACTGTTCCGTTGTCTCATACACCTGAATCTAACCTGCCTCATGAAGCCGAAGAAGCTAAGAATGAAAAGGTATAG
- a CDS encoding cytochrome c oxidase subunit II, producing the protein MLNFVILVSVILIGAILVTIFRAHTLVQVVRGNKDGESLGKSNKINAALFLVFLVAGIVLFFGYSYTQFDRYTVPVASEHGEVTFKLFWITTAVTTVAFILTHIVLFWFAFKYQHRAGQKARFYPHNDKLELLWTVVPAIVLALLIFDGFRAWVKITDQAPDNAEVVEIFGYQYAWASRYPGADGKLGPFDYRLIDTDNKLGVDFTNQFAKDDFLPREIHIPKGKPVLFKIRARDVIHSVYVPHFRLQMNAVPGMPTQFWFVPTKSTADMAAETGNPDFTYELVCNKICGKGHFAMRATIVVDEPAEYEKWKASQESWLSKNPDYLANLNATSPVEAVAVKEEIVEAETSL; encoded by the coding sequence ATGCTGAATTTTGTAATCTTAGTATCGGTTATTCTGATTGGAGCCATTTTGGTTACCATATTCAGAGCCCATACGCTGGTACAAGTAGTAAGAGGGAATAAAGATGGTGAGTCTTTAGGGAAGAGTAATAAGATCAATGCTGCATTGTTTCTTGTTTTCTTAGTAGCTGGTATTGTGCTGTTCTTCGGGTATTCTTATACTCAGTTTGACAGATACACTGTACCGGTAGCCTCAGAACACGGAGAAGTTACTTTTAAATTATTTTGGATCACTACTGCGGTAACTACTGTTGCTTTTATCCTTACACATATTGTTTTGTTTTGGTTTGCGTTCAAATACCAGCACAGGGCAGGTCAGAAGGCTAGATTCTATCCTCACAATGATAAATTGGAGCTTTTGTGGACAGTGGTTCCAGCGATCGTGTTGGCATTGTTGATCTTTGATGGCTTCAGAGCATGGGTCAAGATCACCGATCAGGCTCCTGACAATGCTGAGGTAGTTGAGATATTTGGGTATCAGTATGCTTGGGCATCAAGATATCCAGGTGCTGATGGTAAATTGGGACCTTTCGATTATCGTTTGATTGATACAGACAACAAGTTGGGGGTAGATTTTACCAACCAATTTGCAAAAGATGACTTTCTTCCAAGAGAGATTCATATTCCTAAAGGAAAACCTGTGCTATTCAAAATCAGAGCAAGAGATGTAATTCACAGTGTGTATGTACCACATTTTAGATTACAGATGAATGCTGTGCCAGGTATGCCAACACAGTTTTGGTTTGTGCCTACCAAGTCTACTGCAGATATGGCAGCCGAGACAGGAAACCCTGATTTTACTTATGAATTGGTTTGTAACAAGATTTGTGGTAAAGGGCATTTTGCGATGAGAGCTACGATAGTAGTGGACGAACCAGCAGAATACGAGAAGTGGAAAGCTTCACAGGAATCATGGTTGTCAAAGAATCCAGATTATTTAGCGAATTTAAATGCTACAAGTCCTGTTGAGGCGGTAGCAGTAAAAGAAGAGATTGTGGAAGCTGAGACTTCCCTATAA
- the nrfD gene encoding NrfD/PsrC family molybdoenzyme membrane anchor subunit: MHAEAVVRKPLITGGKTVHDVTDDICKRVEEKPAKSWLLAMAISLGLLSFGAYAVFTLVWDGIGSWGLNKTVGWAWDITNFVWWVGIGHAGTLISAILLLFRQRWRMSINRAAEAMTIFAVICALQFPLLHMGRPWIGGLWALPLPNTYGSLWVNFNSPLLWDVFAISTYFSVSLVFWYIGLIPDFATIRDRATGLRQKIYGVLSFGWDGAAKTWSRYETVALVLAGLATPLVLSVHTIVSFDFATSVIPGWHTTIFPPYFVAGAIFSGFAMVLTLLLVTRKVYKLEDYITMEHMELMNIIIMVTGSIVGVAYITELFIAWYSGVEGEQYAFLNRVSGPYAWAYWSMMTCNVISPQLFWFKRIRTNIAATFVISIIVNIGMWFERFVIIVTSLHRDFLPSSWAMFYPTWVDVGVYIFTFGLFFTCFFLFAKFFPVINMAEVKSIVKATGEKTSK; this comes from the coding sequence ATGCACGCAGAAGCAGTAGTTCGTAAACCACTCATCACGGGTGGGAAAACAGTTCACGACGTAACTGACGATATATGCAAAAGAGTAGAGGAAAAACCAGCCAAATCATGGTTGTTGGCTATGGCGATTTCGCTAGGTCTATTATCCTTTGGCGCTTATGCTGTATTCACTCTCGTTTGGGATGGAATTGGTAGCTGGGGATTGAATAAGACTGTAGGATGGGCTTGGGATATTACCAACTTTGTATGGTGGGTAGGTATCGGTCACGCAGGTACCTTGATTTCGGCCATTTTGTTGCTATTCAGACAGAGATGGAGAATGTCTATCAATAGGGCAGCAGAGGCGATGACAATTTTCGCCGTGATCTGTGCTTTGCAGTTTCCGTTGTTACACATGGGAAGACCTTGGATTGGAGGCTTGTGGGCTTTGCCACTACCCAATACTTACGGTTCTCTTTGGGTAAACTTTAACTCTCCGCTACTTTGGGATGTATTTGCGATTTCAACTTATTTCTCTGTATCACTGGTTTTCTGGTACATCGGTTTGATTCCTGATTTTGCTACCATCAGAGATAGAGCGACAGGGTTGAGACAAAAAATATACGGAGTATTAAGTTTCGGATGGGATGGTGCTGCGAAGACTTGGTCTAGATACGAAACAGTCGCATTGGTTTTGGCTGGTCTGGCTACACCGCTGGTACTTTCTGTACACACCATTGTATCATTTGACTTTGCAACCTCTGTAATACCAGGATGGCATACGACGATTTTCCCTCCTTACTTTGTGGCAGGAGCGATCTTCTCAGGTTTTGCGATGGTTTTGACCCTTCTTTTGGTTACCCGAAAGGTTTATAAATTAGAAGACTACATCACAATGGAGCACATGGAGCTGATGAACATCATCATCATGGTCACTGGATCTATTGTAGGAGTTGCATATATCACTGAGCTATTCATTGCTTGGTACTCAGGAGTCGAAGGTGAACAATACGCGTTTTTGAACAGAGTAAGTGGACCTTACGCTTGGGCATACTGGTCTATGATGACTTGTAATGTGATCTCTCCTCAGCTATTTTGGTTCAAGAGAATTAGAACCAACATTGCGGCTACTTTCGTGATTTCGATTATCGTAAACATCGGAATGTGGTTTGAGAGATTTGTAATCATCGTGACGTCACTTCACAGAGATTTCTTGCCTTCATCTTGGGCAATGTTCTATCCTACTTGGGTAGACGTAGGGGTTTATATTTTTACATTCGGACTATTCTTTACATGTTTCTTCCTGTTTGCTAAGTTTTTCCCAGTGATCAACATGGCAGAGGTGAAAAGTATTGTAAAAGCTACAGGAGAAAAAACGAGCAAATAA
- a CDS encoding c-type cytochrome, with amino-acid sequence MKLNTYIKGIAIVAGAYILTSCAAGVDNTGVEYAPQMYHSVPYEGLAQVTDKEAGRWLTSQEGGDAEFYTSNPNNPHGMNMREPVANTVRRGDALPYRIPKDSLELAGRVVTNPLPDSEEVLAEGKVLFTRFCWHCHGDAGLGDGPVGQKFKGVTPYNSRAVKDKPEGHIFHVITYGKGRMGSHASQLSIEERWKIVRYVQTLQKQ; translated from the coding sequence ATGAAATTGAATACATATATTAAAGGAATTGCAATAGTGGCAGGAGCTTATATATTGACTTCATGTGCTGCTGGTGTAGACAATACAGGGGTAGAATATGCTCCTCAGATGTACCACTCAGTTCCTTATGAAGGTTTGGCTCAGGTGACTGACAAAGAGGCAGGGAGATGGTTGACCTCTCAAGAAGGAGGCGATGCGGAGTTTTATACCTCTAATCCCAACAACCCCCACGGTATGAACATGCGTGAACCAGTTGCCAATACAGTAAGAAGAGGTGATGCATTACCATATAGAATCCCTAAAGATTCTCTTGAGCTGGCTGGAAGAGTTGTAACGAACCCTTTACCTGATTCAGAGGAAGTTTTGGCAGAGGGGAAAGTTTTGTTTACAAGATTTTGCTGGCACTGTCATGGTGATGCGGGATTGGGCGATGGTCCTGTGGGACAGAAATTCAAAGGGGTGACTCCTTACAATTCGCGTGCTGTAAAGGACAAACCAGAGGGACACATTTTTCATGTGATCACATATGGCAAAGGCAGAATGGGCTCACATGCCTCGCAGCTTAGTATTGAAGAACGATGGAAAATCGTTCGCTATGTTCAAACTCTTCAAAAACAATAA
- the cyoE gene encoding heme o synthase, with amino-acid sequence MHRGVSSQAATIGMNKVHSYVELLKPRLSFLVAFSSGFGYILASPSAVNWPILLLLSLGGFLVSGASVTINQIIEIEYDRLMDRTKNRPLPTGKITVQEAVVFSILVGVAGLSLLYFTTNILTTVLSFISFVLYSFVYTPLKRVGPIAVFVGAIPGALPPLLGWVAATGVISHEALIIFGIQFIWQFPHFWAIAWVSDKDYKKAGFKLLPNKGEKDLNTAINIMVYTLFLLPLGLLPAYFGITGINSAIVATICGAAFLAQTFSLMRDYSDKAALKIMFGSFLYLPIVQIAFLLDKI; translated from the coding sequence ATGCATAGAGGAGTAAGTAGTCAAGCGGCCACCATAGGTATGAATAAAGTACATTCGTATGTGGAATTGTTGAAACCTAGACTTTCGTTTTTGGTGGCATTTTCATCTGGGTTTGGATATATATTGGCATCACCATCTGCTGTGAACTGGCCAATCTTATTGTTGCTCTCACTGGGAGGTTTTTTGGTTTCTGGGGCTTCGGTTACGATCAATCAAATCATAGAGATTGAATATGATCGTCTGATGGATCGAACGAAAAATAGACCTTTGCCTACTGGTAAAATTACTGTGCAGGAAGCAGTAGTGTTTTCAATATTGGTAGGGGTAGCTGGTCTTAGTTTATTGTATTTTACTACCAACATACTGACCACTGTGCTGTCATTTATCTCGTTTGTGTTGTATAGTTTTGTCTATACACCATTGAAGCGAGTAGGACCGATTGCGGTATTTGTAGGTGCTATACCTGGGGCATTGCCTCCGTTGTTGGGCTGGGTAGCAGCTACTGGTGTGATTAGCCATGAAGCACTGATCATATTTGGAATTCAATTTATCTGGCAGTTCCCACATTTTTGGGCGATTGCATGGGTATCTGACAAGGATTATAAAAAGGCAGGATTCAAACTGCTACCGAATAAGGGCGAAAAGGATTTGAATACGGCGATTAATATCATGGTTTATACCTTGTTTCTATTGCCATTGGGGTTGTTGCCGGCTTATTTTGGAATCACTGGAATCAATTCTGCGATTGTAGCGACGATCTGTGGAGCCGCGTTTTTGGCACAAACCTTTAGTTTGATGAGAGATTACTCTGACAAGGCGGCGCTCAAGATCATGTTTGGTTCATTTTTGTATTTGCCTATTGTGCAAATCGCATTTTTACTAGATAAAATATAG
- a CDS encoding quinol:cytochrome C oxidoreductase codes for MSDEKYIFSAGAKKNIFITLAVGIILAVLGIILLNSGGHHDTHGAEHAVEAVAAHGEHHAEAAAGHETGGHHGGYHWTHRLKANLWINNLFFTGLAIIGVFFICIQYVAQAGWSVGVKRIPMAMASFLPIAAVLMVVVWLFSNHELFHWTHAGLMDPDSPDFDPIIKGKESYLNFGFYMARMVGFFGVWYVLFLQIRKHMLAEDLEGGVNRWKKLVGLSAVFIVFFGYSSSIAAWDWVMSIDPHWFSTMFGWYVFASWWVSGLAFITFIAIILKSKGYLAIVNANHLHDLGKFVWGFSIFWTYIWFSQFLLIYYANIPEETIYFVERLKSDHYSKVFFFNLIINFVLPFLLLMTRDAKRHSRILMVVCPMILFGHWMDFYLMVTPGVLKENGGFGFLEVGMMLVYAAAFMYVVLHSLAKYPLVAKNHPMYNETLHHHI; via the coding sequence ATGAGCGACGAAAAATATATATTTTCAGCAGGAGCTAAGAAGAACATTTTTATTACGCTAGCAGTGGGGATTATCTTGGCTGTCTTAGGAATTATCTTGTTGAATTCTGGAGGGCATCACGATACTCATGGTGCAGAGCATGCAGTTGAGGCTGTTGCGGCACATGGTGAGCATCATGCAGAAGCCGCGGCTGGGCATGAGACAGGTGGACATCATGGAGGCTATCATTGGACACATAGATTAAAGGCCAACCTTTGGATCAACAACTTGTTTTTTACAGGTTTGGCTATTATTGGTGTCTTCTTCATTTGTATTCAATATGTAGCTCAGGCAGGCTGGTCAGTAGGCGTGAAAAGAATCCCTATGGCAATGGCGAGCTTTTTACCAATTGCAGCAGTATTGATGGTAGTAGTTTGGTTGTTTTCCAACCATGAGTTATTTCACTGGACGCATGCAGGTTTGATGGATCCAGATAGCCCTGATTTTGATCCTATTATCAAAGGGAAAGAGAGCTATTTGAACTTTGGTTTTTATATGGCCAGAATGGTGGGTTTCTTTGGTGTTTGGTATGTTTTGTTTTTACAAATTAGAAAACACATGTTGGCGGAAGATCTTGAAGGAGGTGTCAACAGATGGAAAAAATTGGTTGGTTTGTCAGCCGTATTTATTGTATTCTTTGGTTATTCATCTTCAATCGCTGCATGGGACTGGGTGATGTCGATTGACCCACATTGGTTCTCTACCATGTTTGGTTGGTATGTGTTTGCTAGCTGGTGGGTATCTGGCTTGGCGTTCATTACATTCATTGCTATCATCCTCAAGAGCAAGGGCTATTTGGCAATTGTCAATGCCAATCACTTGCATGATTTGGGTAAGTTCGTATGGGGCTTTAGTATTTTCTGGACGTATATCTGGTTCTCGCAGTTCCTGTTGATATACTATGCAAATATTCCAGAAGAGACCATTTATTTTGTAGAGAGATTGAAAAGCGATCACTACTCTAAAGTGTTCTTTTTTAACTTGATTATCAACTTTGTGTTACCATTCTTGTTGCTGATGACAAGAGATGCGAAGAGACATTCTAGAATATTGATGGTAGTTTGTCCTATGATCTTGTTTGGTCACTGGATGGATTTTTACCTCATGGTTACACCTGGTGTATTGAAGGAAAATGGTGGGTTTGGCTTCTTAGAGGTAGGGATGATGCTAGTATATGCAGCTGCATTTATGTATGTGGTATTACATTCATTGGCTAAGTATCCTTTGGTTGCCAAGAACCACCCGATGTACAATGAGACATTACATCATCATATTTAA